Proteins encoded together in one Roseibacterium elongatum DSM 19469 window:
- a CDS encoding helix-turn-helix transcriptional regulator, which translates to MSKAPVLDLLLHELSLAAPAGFAVGLHIRYVSPLIMVNTYPDAWQEVYTAKLYGLRDPTLAWGLSHTGTRRWSEIGLPDPFGIMAEAAGYGLTYGMIASIGPMSSRTIAGASRQDREFAENEMEHILRIVQRMHDLSEPPARLSKAQADALKCIAEGDRHAAAAAKLGISESALKARLTSARQKLMARTTAEAVQRAKEYGFI; encoded by the coding sequence ATGTCTAAAGCACCCGTTCTCGATCTTCTTCTGCACGAGTTGTCTCTGGCGGCGCCGGCCGGTTTCGCCGTCGGTTTACACATTAGATACGTCTCGCCCCTTATCATGGTGAACACCTATCCCGACGCCTGGCAGGAGGTTTACACCGCGAAGCTCTACGGATTGCGCGACCCGACATTGGCCTGGGGCCTCAGCCATACCGGCACCCGCCGCTGGAGCGAGATCGGTCTGCCCGATCCGTTCGGCATCATGGCGGAGGCCGCGGGGTATGGCCTGACCTACGGGATGATCGCCTCGATCGGGCCGATGTCGTCGCGCACCATCGCCGGCGCCAGCCGCCAGGACCGCGAGTTCGCCGAAAACGAGATGGAACACATTCTCAGGATCGTGCAGCGCATGCACGACCTGTCGGAACCGCCGGCCCGCCTGTCCAAGGCGCAGGCCGACGCCCTGAAATGTATCGCGGAGGGGGACCGCCATGCAGCTGCCGCAGCCAAACTTGGAATTTCCGAAAGTGCCCTCAAGGCGCGCCTGACCTCCGCCCGGCAAAAGCTGATGGCCCGCACAACGGCCGAAGCGGTGCAAAGGGCAAAGGAGTACGGGTTCATCTAG
- a CDS encoding acyl-homoserine-lactone synthase yields the protein METATLSFDNMHTYGPLFANMLKARHRTFIEGKQWDLPEEAGMEFDQYDTAQSRWVCVHENGRVMAGVRLTPTTAKCGIYSYMVRDAQRGLLDTIPGNLLWEPAPIADHIWDANRLFVVDDVPTEIRRRVQMSLMGHMVRSARAQGATILIGLLPTLIPRLARRLGIDMVPAGPEMSFAGVPHRVYFVSMASKMH from the coding sequence ATGGAAACTGCAACGCTCTCTTTCGACAACATGCACACCTACGGCCCGCTTTTCGCCAACATGCTCAAGGCGCGCCACCGCACCTTCATCGAAGGCAAGCAGTGGGACTTGCCCGAAGAGGCCGGCATGGAATTCGACCAGTATGACACCGCGCAGAGCCGCTGGGTCTGCGTGCATGAAAACGGCCGGGTCATGGCCGGGGTGCGCCTGACCCCCACCACGGCGAAATGCGGCATCTACAGCTACATGGTGCGCGATGCGCAGCGCGGGCTGCTCGATACGATCCCCGGCAACCTGCTGTGGGAACCGGCCCCGATCGCCGATCATATCTGGGATGCGAACCGCCTGTTCGTGGTCGATGACGTGCCGACCGAGATCCGCCGCCGCGTGCAGATGTCCCTGATGGGGCACATGGTGCGCTCGGCCCGCGCGCAGGGGGCCACGATCCTGATCGGCCTCTTGCCCACGCTGATCCCGCGCCTGGCCCGACGCCTCGGCATCGACATGGTGCCGGCGGGCCCCGAGATGAGTTTCGCCGGCGTGCCGCACCGCGTCTACTTCGTCTCGATGGCGTCGAAGATGCATTGA